From one Anopheles bellator chromosome 1, idAnoBellAS_SP24_06.2, whole genome shotgun sequence genomic stretch:
- the LOC131205406 gene encoding autophagy-related protein 101-like — protein sequence MNVRTHTFGLRLQRDQLEEAIAAIFHTILFHRSLGKFRLIDDTAYVAGTLGYREVDCAAIDLTYIRCSSPTLERTVCNQIGCFAQQLCCSSGTLGNSGQLQLEFYQRRRKRWSYNHTGGIPWEIWTVQLELVELRDEADRGELRDSLGDTLRETICSIAELMGRNDYVPEVPCRTDLDAVYDTSYPDVQPYLFQFRATNSMSSGFGTSVEKTLQKLMR from the coding sequence atgaACGTCCGTACGCATACATTCGGCCTGCGCTTGCAACGCGACCAGCTGGAAGAGGCCATCGCGGCCATCTTTCACACGATCCTGTTCCACCGCAGTTTGGGCAAATTTCGCCTCATCGACGACACGGCGTACGTTGCCGGGACGCTCGGTTACCGGGAGGTGGACTGCGCGGCCATCGATCTAACGTACATCCGCTGCAGCTCGCCGACGCTCGAGCGGACCGTTTGCAATCAAATCGGCTGCTTCGCGCAACAGCTGTGCTGCAGTAGCGGTACGCTCGGCAACAGTGGCCAGCTACAGCTAGAGTTTTATCAACGGCGCCGAAAGCGATGGTCCTACAATCACACCGGCGGCATCCCGTGGGAAATCTGGACGGTACAGCTCGAGCTGGTGGAGCTGCGCGATGAGGCTGACCGTGGGGAGCTCCGGGACTCTTTGGGCGATACGCTGCGCGAAACGATCTGCAGCATCGCGGAGCTGATGGGCCGGAACGACTATGTACCGGAGGTCCCGTGCCGGACCGACCTGGACGCGGTGTACGATACGAGCTATCCGGACGTTCAGCCGTACCTCTTTCAGTTCCGTGCGACCAACAGTATGTCGAGCGGGTTCGGTACGTCCGTCGAGAAGACACTGCAGAAGCTGATGCGATGA